The genomic window TTACATAGATTTTCCAGTAAAAGTGCAAGCCCTTTTTACAAGGGGATTACCAAAGGCCAAAGGTCTCACTGCAGAAAGAGGCTTCAAGAGTTGACCCAGGGCTCCAGTGGGCTTGGTGGGAAGCACTGGTCCAGATCGGCAGAATAGGGTGGACTCGAAACTGGTTATCTAAATGTCCCATATTTAATCAAGAATAGGAATCTTCACTTATACTCCTTCAGCTATAAAACCCTCATGCCTGGAAACTCCTCAGTGGCTTTAGTAAAAGTTTGTGTACACTTACGGGCCTGTCACTTTTGCTGGCCTTAAACAAACCAGGCCCAGGGAGGAGATGCCCTGGAATGTCCGAGGCACTAGGAGAATAACCTCAAGTTTGGCTGGTGGCtggcaaggaaggaagaaacacagTACAATGGCCTCAGAGTCACACAAGTCGGCTTAAATCCTGGCTCCCTCACCTCCTAGTTATCTAGCCATGGACAACTTTCTTAATGTCTTTAAGCCTGTGTCCTTGCTAAGACTGGATATAACATGTCTGGCCTCACAGGGGTGGTTATGAAGACCAAAAGATATAATGGACGTAAAGCACGTGGCCTCAGTAAACCTGGCACCACACAGCAGGACTCAGTGGGCAGTAGTTGGTGTAACCCCCGCTGCCCATACAGGTAAACTTCACTTCCCGAGGGGAGTGAGTGAGTCCAGGCCAAGGTAGCAGGTTCACTTTCAACCCCAAAGATTTCTCCCCACCACCTAGAGTGAGAGCTTTGAGCTGAAAAAAGCGGGATGAGGCATATTTCCTGCAGGGAATAGGGAATGGATTTGATTATAGATTTATTCATGTTTATTCTTTTGAATCTTCCAAAGCCAAGACTTAGGGTAAGAGAGCCAACTATAAGCCGTTTAATAGTGGCTCTCACCAGCTGCACACAGGGAGGAACTTTTGGCCTCATTTCTCCCAGAAAAAAGAGGGAGTTACATAagcagggagggagtggagggCCCTGGGGCGGGGGAAAGGGGTGTTAACTGGCAAGGGGTCCCTGCCAGGCTTGTTCCTATGTTGTCTCAGTTGGGGCATGGAGGGTGTGCTGGTGCCCTAACAACTCTGGGCCGTCCTTAGCCCTCTAGCTTTCCTCTCTCCAAAGGCCTCTCTGGGAACCAGAGGCCACCACCCCATGCCAAATGCCTGAAGGAAACCAAGAAGCAGAGCGTGAGGCTTGAGACCAGCCCCGCTAGCCAAGAAGGAAATGAAGCCAGGACTCCATTTGCTGAGAGAATAGAAGGTGGAGGCATCTACATCCCCTCCACTTTAGTACTCAGGGCGCTGATGGAGGACTGATTGTCTGATCTCAGCGCGCCCTCTGCTGGAGGCTCAGGCTCCCTAcggaaagggagggaagagacTAGAACGGGAACACAGTGGGTAGAGAAGGGAAGGCTGTATAGGCAGGAGGCTATTCCTGGGCACTCAAGACATGAAATCAAGTGAAGTAGACAGTTTTTCAGTTTATTGAGTAACAATGGCATCATAGCGTTTATCACTGGTGGTGGATGGGTCGGGGAGCAGGAAAGTGTTCTTAAAGGCGCCCACTGGGGCCTTCATCCGCCCCACCCACTGCTTCAGCCAGAGGTCATGGGAGTTGGAGTCAAGGTCCACCTCTGCGCTCTGTGAGTTTGCCACCACAAATTCCATCCCCAAGCCCACGTCCTCTTTGGACCAGCCTTTGATGCCTGGGCCCTTCCTCCTCTTGGGAGCGGCATGGGGGTGGGAGTAGGGCCAAGCCTCAAGAAAGAGGAGCTAAGGTGGGAGGTCAGCTGGATGTCTAACAACGGTCAATGGAACACAAAAGTCCCTGTCTTAAGATTGTACACTCAGGGCCTAGTTTCCCCTGAGGGTGTCCTAGTTACACCCACTCAGATACCTGTGGCGTTTAAGCACCGTTCCCACAGCTGTGTCCCTCTGTAAGAGGGTGCCAGGGGAGCTCTTAACGGGGAATGCTTGCTTTGTCTTTGTGGCCTTTTGGTTGGGGGAGGGAGTTGGGATTATAGGTTTAGATTTGAGGTTATGATATCAGAGTGGACCAAGAACTCCTAGGATTGTGCCTAAAGACACTCATGCTGCAGTGTGGGAAAGATGGGAAGATGGCAAGAGCAGTACAGGATACTGACACTCCTTTGTTCTGgtagagaaaaggagaggaaatgatcTAGTTCAGGATGTAGGGGATGGCATAAGCCCCTTGCCTCCCTTATCCTGACATGTCTTCCTCTGCCAGCCTAGTTGCTGGGTCAGTTTTGGCAGCCAGGAAGCAAAAATTGGAAGAATTCAGCCCAGTTTGGTCTGCTAGTGTCCCTCAGTCTCTGTCCTGAGATCCTGGGGCTCCCCCTGTGTCCAGAAGGGGTTAGATGCTGTCAGAAATGACTTGGCTGGTGGAACTGTTTAGGCAAGGAAGTCCTCTAGCCTGGCTGGCTGGCAAGTGGCAGGAGGCCGAGAGGGGAAGCCAGACATCAGGACATCCCAGGACTGCATGTCTGCTCCTAGCTTCCAACACAGCGTatacacgtgtacacacacacacacacacacacacacacacacacacgtatatatgtaGAGACGCAAGCTCAGGAGAAAGGAATTATGTCACCCTGCTCTGTGAaatcagagaggagagaaaacagtTTACAGGGGCACCTCTCCCAGCCTAATGGAATGGATGCTGGTCTCAACGGCCACTCCCCCACCAAGCCCCCTGCCCAGTACCAGGCAGACAGGCAAGTGGCAGGGATGGCAAGGCTCCACTAAAGCTGCAGCccaagggagtgagggagaggccagggcctgcccctccctcagagCCCCTTGTTGTAGTAAACCACTTCGAGGCTGGGGTTCTGCTCACGGATCTGACTTCTCAGCTCCGGCTCCAGCCTGCTCACATTTATGGAGCTGCAACAGAACACACAGGCAGGCTGAGTGTCCCCTGAACCCAACCCCCTCAGGCTAAGGGATCGccatccctcctccttccaggCTGAAGAATCTTCTCCTTCAACTGCCAGGAGGCCCAGCTCACTATCGTTCCCCAGCCCCCAGAATAAGCTGAGCGCCTGCCAGGCCTCCTCCCACAACGCACTAAAGGACCTTAAGCTCAGCTGGCTCCAGAGAGGTGGAGATCTGCCAGAACCCCCAGCCAAGCCCGGGCAGGGCAGCACTTACCTTCTCTGGGGAAACAGGGCACAGCACAGTGGGGTGGCAAATACCAGGCTAGGGGGGAGAAGAGTGTTGGAAAGGTTTGTGAAGCTTTGATTTAAGGGATTTCCCTCCTGCACCCCAACCCATCTCTGGAGACAGCCCTTAGGGGTGGAGATTGATTAAAGCCAACTCTGACATTAGGTTATGGCTGAGGAAAGAGCTTCCAGAGCACTGACCCAGAGCTCCACAGACAGCAAATGTCAGAATCAGGAGTCAAACGTGCGTGAGACTCCTGGATGGTACCAAAAGGTATTTTTCTATGCTTTCCTCTTGCAGATGAAGGCTGGAACCCCTTCAGCTAGCCTCTTGACCTTCAAGGACAGGGATCAGCCCCTAACACACCCAGTACACCCTCCAGGCATCCAAGACCCCTACCAgctgaatatatgaatgaatgatgtaTATAAACAtcttaaaagcaataaataaccACCCACATCCACCATGGAAAGGGCACTCCCACACACCCTCCTATCTCCCTGCACACTTACCAGAAGCCCACCAGCCCCACCTGCAGGGGTGCCCCCAGCCAGGGGCGGCGCTGTAGGGAGACAGAGACAATGGAATAGCAAGTGTCCCCCGCCCCCCGAACCCCCAGGCCATTGCATTCACCTGGCTCTATGCCATCAGCCCTGACGTGCggcccttttctttctcccaagcCCATAACACGGTTGGGACCTCCAGATCACCACCCTCCACTCCAGCCAGGCCTGTTTACTGACACCCTCCCTAGTGTCCCATCACCCATTCTCGCCTCTCAGAATTGGTTCCCATGGCACtccctgcctctttctcttccctcacttcctGCAGGAGTGCCTCATCTAACCCTCCACTCACTTCCCCCTGGCCCTTCCCAAACACATCTCCTGCTCTGTACACCTTCTTGATTTGCTCCAGCCACAGGGACCACCATTCTGTTTCTCCAGGGTACAcagctggtgctcaataaatatttgtgaataaatgattgaatgaatgagctaGAGCTTGTGTTCCTGTGCCTTGCTTCCCTGTcctgtttgtgcatgtgtgagcctgtgtgtctgtgtctgtctcgCTGTTGTGAGCAGGTGACAGCATGAATGTCATATCAAGTGTGACATGATGGTCCATCCCTGGGTCAGAGGCGTCTGGAGTGACACCAGTTTCCTTCAGGACAGAAACCATTTCCCTCCGTCCCttatcttctcttcctcctccctcagtgTTCCTTTGCCCAAGCCCAACTCATTCTTGCTGGATGAATGAAGGTCGAGGGGGCAGCACAGGGGTGGGGCCAACAGATGGCGAGTCTTAGACTCAGGTCAGGCTGGAGAGAGGGCTGGGCTCCCAGCCACCATCACTTCCAGGCTGGGAGAAGTGAGAGTGACATACCTTCAGAAAGTCTTTCTTCTCCAGAGTGTCCATGATCACGGGGGGAATGGctgaggggagagcagggcagggagggaggtagTGAAGTGAAAGTTGGGACCCAAAGGAAGGGGGGATCCCCCCCAAGTCTTATGGTCCCCAGAGTCCTCAAAACCCTTGGGGAACCGCACCTCCCTTCTCTCAGAGCCTCCCGTGCCCTACGCAGCCACCCCCACCTCACCCATGGCAGGAATCGCCATGCAGATTCTTGATACCACCACCTGGAAGATTCCCTGCTTAGCTGCAGCCACCGAGTGGCCAAGCCTCTGACCCGCCTCATCAGTCACTGGGATGCCCACCTGCAGCTccctgggaagggaaggaagtaGGGGTCAGACCATAGGCCCCAAACCCCACCCACAATGTCCTCATGGGCAGCTACTCCCTATTCAGACATCCTAGATCCAAAGGCTGGCTCTCCCACCCCAGGATCCCAGCATCAGACTGAGACCGGGCCAGCAGCTCATGGCCAGGGAAGGACAGGACTCTCCCCACTCTGGACTGGTCTGCATGGCCAGATGGTGTGTCCACATGCACACTGGGCACACACAAGCCAGGATTCGGGGCCACTCACCTCTGCCTCATTAGAGGGATGTTTATGCAGTTGGCAGCTGCCACAGCTGCAAAGGGCACAAATCTGCTGACCAGCGGGGGCAGGTGCTGGGAGAGGAAAGATGTCATTTAGTGGCCCTAAGGGCCAAGGGATGGTGAGGAACTCTCGGGAGACATATGGGGAGCCTGTAGGTCCGGGTGGAAGGGTGATGGAGAAGAAGGAAGCACATAAAGGGTGAATAGGGGGCAGTAGAATGGGGGGACATTTACCTTAGTGAGGGATTTGAGGCCCAGGGCCGTGGCCACAGCCCCAGTGGTGGCACTCACATAAGCTGTTCCCAGCTGCCTGTGGGTGGAGCCAGGACACAAGGAGAGAGGTGAACAGCCCAGTAAGTGGTTCTTTCCTTCAGGGACTTGTGAAATCCTCAATATATGAAGTGTGGGAGGGTGGCCTGATTGCAAAGAAATGCCTCCCTGGCTCCAGTGTAGACTTTTCTGGAAGCCCCAGTCCCTCCCTTTGAGGAAGGGTGAATCCCAAAGCCCACCCAAGAGGACCCTATGCACTCAGTCAGGCCAGGAAAGTGGGGAAGAGGGGCAGGCTGAGAGGAGGGCCCTGAGCCACTGGCGGCATGAGCCCGCTGGGAACAAGAGTGAAGAGGAGAGAGCAATGATAGGCGAGGAGGGGAGAAGAGTCCCTGGGGACAAGCTCTCACCTCACAGTGATGGGAGCATCGCCACTGCGGTTGGAGTAGTTAACGACGGCATTGAAGGACTGATTCACCCACTGCCAGAACACCACGGTTGGGGTCTTCCTGAGGGAACAAAGACACTTACTTTTGCCCCCTCTACAATGTCCCTCATCCTTGGACCCTGATAAGGAAACCACAAAGGTCATTCCCAAACACTCAGGAGGGACCCAGTCGATGACCCAAGAACCTGGTCTGGTGACCCCTGCATGACCCTCCCCACCTACACAAACATCCCCACTGTCTCTGGGGTGGGAGGACCCCCAGGGCGGAGTTCTGAGTAAAGGAAGGGATTCTGACACAAGCTTTCACCCACCCCTACTTTCTGCCCAACTGGCCTAGAAAGGAAGCACctggtcatcaagccacactCTGGCTAGGACAGAGCACTCAAGGAGGGGACACATGGGACAGGACCTGCCTGTAGAAGGTGAGCATGCAGCCAGTGATGGTCATGTTCATGGGCACCTGGGCTGACATGCGGCCAATCAGGACCACCTTCTCCCCTGTGTCTGGATGGAAGGCAGAGTCGTACACATACTTGGCCCTCCACAGCTGGTCCTCGGTGAGCCCTGGACTCACCACGCCAGCCCTGCAGAAGTTGACAGGGAGCAGACAGGCAATTCTAGAGGGCAGATCTACCCTCCAAATCCCCGCCCACCCAGCTCAGAGGAAGTCTGGGCAGAGGCCCAGGCACTCTGGCCCCCAATCTTAGAATAAAGGAGCTCCTTGTCTCTGGGGGAGAGTCAAAGCTTCCCagaaacggggggggggggggggggggctggggggggggcggAGAGGGGAGGCCCATTTCTATTGCCCTTCAAGCCACACGAGGAAGGTTGTCCTTCCATTTCTGCCTAAATGCTGGGTCACGGGTACTGGTGGTTTCCAATGGGTCAAAAATGGCTGGGGGCATTGCAAGGGTTTCTCCTCCTGGAGACAAAGGGGACGCCCTCCTATCTTGCTGGGACTCAATTTTGAGCCCCTGTGTCCTTGCAGAGGGTGGCCCAGCAATGGGATAGGTCCCTGTGGAGGGTTTATGAGGCATAGAGCAGCACCCCCCGTAACTATCAATGCCACCTCCTCAACCCAAACACCCCAAAATCCTTTGAGTTAAAGCTCTGTGCCATCGTTGTGAGCAAGGGGACTGAGGAGCAGGACAGGATCACCCTCAAGCTTGGGGAGGCAGGTACAAAAGGTACTATTAATGGCAGGGAATGAGATCGTGGGGTACAGGGTCAGATGGCATAGGGAGTCACCTGTAGTTCTGCACGATTTTCCGGGAAGCTTCCAGCTGTGCCCCAGAAAGCAGCAGATTTCGGGGATCGGTAACAGTGAAGAAGTGCCGGGCTCTGCCCATGAAAGTGCTTTGGTCCCAGCGAGGTTCCTGGATGTTGATATCTAAGGGCAATTCACCCATTTTCTGCAGGGCAGGGACAAGAGTCAGAGGACTCCAAGGAGGGGGTCCAAGGGCTCCACCTGAGGACAGCCTTTGGTGGCCCTGCCCCAGTCCCTGGGCCTATTGCCAATCCCTTTTGGAGCTCAAGGTGACTCCAGATAGGGAAGCAAGGGTTGGGGGAGAAGGTGTTTTctaggggagggggtggggagaagaaaaccacaaaaacagATCTCCTTATGCTGTGGCCTGGTGCAGATTTTCATGAGTGAGGATTTATATGTGTGTCATTGATGCATGCGCAGCAGCTAATCCCATGCATCTACTCTTGTGCTCTGTATGCACAAAAATGCATTCTATATGCATCACACATCTATGTTCCTGTCAGCTTTAGGCCCCAGCTGCCTTGAGACCTAGATACAAACCCCTAAGGCTGTTTGGGAAGATAGGATAAGCCCTCCCACAGGTCAGCCCCTGATTGGAGGAGAGCAAGAGCTCATAGGCCACTCCAGGGCTTATCTATTCCAGATCTCAAACAGGGGACTCTGCTGATAGCcctgtgcgtgcgtgtgtgtgtgtgtgtgtgtgtgtgtgtgtgtgtgtgtgtgggcatgcACAAGTCCCCTCTCCAGACCCATCTTCCTCAACCCACACTGAATGGCTCAAGGCTCTCCTTGTTCCTcagctgggcagggctggcacAGACACTCGTCCACCTCTCCCTGAGCCACCTGCTTCCAGAAAGGAGCAGGATTCAGTAAAGGCCTCCTCCACCCAGCACAGAGAGGAAAGCCTGGAGCAGCCATCTGGTTGCATTCGGCAAAATCCTACAGAATGACTAATCCTCTCCAACCACACTTCCTCCCTCACAGGCAGACAcaccctcccttctctcacatacTCACACTCACATACCCACACACAAAGACACCATCATATAGCCCTACATAGACACACAAACAAGGTGGACACGCCCTGCATACCCTGGCCCACAAAGACTGTTActtgcatgcgcacacacacacgaacacacacacaaacagcccATACCCATCAGTTGTAGCCACTTGAAGGCTTGACCAAGCCGAACCCCACCCTGACATTCCTCCGCACTACCAACTTCCCCCTGTGCCCCTTGGACCTCTCTAGAGCCAGAGCCGAAGATACTGAATCGGACAGGACAGAGAGCACCCTGCAAGGCAGGCCTCTCTCTCCGACTCCCAGTCTTCAACTCCGTAAGCCCCTGACTCCCGAACCCCGCCCGAGCCAGCGGGACTCACGCTTTCCCGGGATCCTGACCTCTGCAGCTCTCAGACCTGCCTTCCTCTTCGCGCATCGCCCCCGCCCTCCAACCCATCACGCGTAACGTCACGCGTGACGCTAACCAGCAGGAGGGGCGGGGGCTCCCCTGGCACGTCCGCCTGGCGTGCCCCTGGATTGGCAGAGTCCGGGGGCGGTGGGGGCGACGCCCCTAGCCCAGGCTACTGGGACCCGGCTCCACACTGCCTCCCAGAGCCAATCCCGGCTCCAGGATCAGTTGGGCCGGATTCCCAgcgagagagaggaggggaggagccaCGGGTGCTCCCCCCCTCTGCTTGCAGTCCCTTGGCTGTCCTCGGGAGGCACCCGGCCTCTGCAGCAAGGGGTCTAGGTACCCAGGGCAAAGGCTCGCAGTGCGCAGGGCGAGGGCGGGCGGCTTGGAGGGGCCATCCTTTTGATGGCGCGCCGGGAGGGACTCGGATTACTGCGCGGCTTACCTGATGGCTGCCTTGACAGTAGCCTCTGCCTACTTGGCCCCCTGGGCTCCTACCCCAGTTTCCACAAGCTCCTCTCGCAGCACCTCGGCGTTCACACCCCTTCACAGCCCCGTTTCGCTCGTGCCTGTGCCCCTTCTATGTCCCcagccctttcctcctccccaggccccttcTTAGTCCCCTCTGAAACCCCTCGCTCCACTGGGTCCCCAGTTTCCTTATGCCTCCAATCCTACCCCTGCACCGCAGACCGTAGCCCCAGTCCCTGCCCTGGGATGCGAAGGGGCAGAAGGCTCAAGCTAGTGGATCAGAAAGAATCTTCTGCCCTCTAGTGTCGTGGGACCAGCTGCCCCGCCCTGCGTCCTTTCCCGGGCTGGGTGTCCAGACACTTTCTGACATAGAAGAAGGATGCATGTGAAGAAGGCAAAGCTCAGCCACAGACACTCTCACAACTCACCCAGTCACTGTACGGAGCACGCCTGCCTCACACCCAGGCTCATGCCCTGCTCCGCCCAGGTGACACTCCCTCACTGAGGCCTCAGGGGTGACCGCAGAGGTGTGGCAATTCCAGGAGCCCTGGTAGCTGCGTCGGCCTGGAGAAGACCGGCTTTTGGGCTTTCCCTGAGCTGAGTTCGCGGGACAGGGTGAGGCATCACAACTCGAACTCAGCGGCCCCAGCCTAGGTGACAAACGGAGGTCCCGGGCGCCCGAGGTAGGTGGCAGGAGGGAATGACTGGCGGCTTTCCCAGCCAATAGGAGCCCAGGGCTACGCAGGCCAGCCCTGCTCCCGGAGCCTCGGCGGAGAGTGGGGAGAGGTTCCACGGCTGCTGCAATCGCTTGCGCCCGCTGGCGGGCGAGGCAGGCGGCTGCTGCACGAGCGAACAGGTGAGCCGGGCCAAGCCTGAGGGGTGGGGGGCCGGGAGGACGCAGCCGGGGGTGGGATGCTGCGTTCTGGGTCCCAGAGCTGCTCTAGGGTAATTGGCCCTGGTTTTAGGCGGGATGCTGTGGGGCATTCGACAGCAGGTCCTCCCCGCAAGCCTGGGAGAGGTTCACACAACCTCTTTAGACAAGAGAGAAGAGGGGGCGGAAGGGACAGCAGCCTGGGGGTTGGGTATCTCTGGGGCCCTTGGCTACAGCTGTCCCAGACCCTGAAGCCCTGCCCTCGAGGCCTGCGCCCCAGGAGCTGGCCCCCTGCCCATATATCCAGGGGAGGCGGTGCAGTGAACTGTGCTGGCCCCACTTTCTCTCACCCCAGTTGAAGCCCTAGGGCCGTCCATTATCCCATCTCCCCTCTCTCAACCTCTACTGGGGACTGGGGACCAGAGTAGATGACTCAGCTGAGAGCAGGAATGAGTGAAGCAGAGGTTCCCACTGC from Equus asinus isolate D_3611 breed Donkey chromosome 2, EquAss-T2T_v2, whole genome shotgun sequence includes these protein-coding regions:
- the SFXN3 gene encoding sideroflexin-3 isoform X1 encodes the protein MGELPLDINIQEPRWDQSTFMGRARHFFTVTDPRNLLLSGAQLEASRKIVQNYRAGVVSPGLTEDQLWRAKYVYDSAFHPDTGEKVVLIGRMSAQVPMNMTITGCMLTFYRQTPTVVFWQWVNQSFNAVVNYSNRSGDAPITVRQLGTAYVSATTGAVATALGLKSLTKHLPPLVSRFVPFAAVAAANCINIPLMRQRELQVGIPVTDEAGQRLGHSVAAAKQGIFQVVVSRICMAIPAMAIPPVIMDTLEKKDFLKRRPWLGAPLQVGLVGFCLVFATPLCCALFPQRSSINVSRLEPELRSQIREQNPSLEVVYYNKGL
- the SFXN3 gene encoding sideroflexin-3 isoform X2, producing MGELPLDINIQEPRWDQSTFMGRARHFFTVTDPRNLLLSGAQLEASRKIVQNYRAGVVSPGLTEDQLWRAKYVYDSAFHPDTGEKVVLIGRMSAQVPMNMTITGCMLTFYRKTPTVVFWQWVNQSFNAVVNYSNRSGDAPITVRQLGTAYVSATTGAVATALGLKSLTKHLPPLVSRFVPFAAVAAANCINIPLMRQRELQVGIPVTDEAGQRLGHSVAAAKQGIFQVVVSRICMAIPAMAIPPVIMDTLEKKDFLKRRPWLGAPLQVGLVGFCLVFATPLCCALFPQRSSINVSRLEPELRSQIREQNPSLEVVYYNKGL